A stretch of DNA from Acyrthosiphon pisum isolate AL4f unplaced genomic scaffold, pea_aphid_22Mar2018_4r6ur Scaffold_21585;HRSCAF=24330, whole genome shotgun sequence:
ACTTCAAACGCTACCTTTCTGTACCATTTCATTGATCGCCTGAGAGGAGTGTGATAAGAAGATCTTAAATCACTCACATCAACTAGGCTTTTTCCTCGATTATAGTCCAAAACTACTTCTGGCTTTCCAACTTCAGTTTCTATTTTAGTTTGTATTTGCCTAATATTGTCCTCATGTTTAGTGGATAACATAAGAACATCTCTTTTATCTTtccatttcaaaattaatattcctGTATTGCTTTTTTGAGCCACAATTTCCCCCTTTTTAAGTTTGTGTTTCACAACATCTTGTGGATTATGCTTTCTATTTGTGAGCTAAATTAATGCTGGTGTACCAATTATCAGTATAAAGGGTACggctaaaatctaaatattcttCCGACATTTTCATCACTATTTTAGTTGATACTTCAAATTCAGGCTCTGATTCTCTACCAGTATAAACTCTAAATCCTATGGTGTATGCATCTTGTATACacagtttaaaaattttaataccatatctgtggttttttatatattgtctaAAGGATAAACGTCCAACAAATGGTATTATTGACTCATCTATGCACATGTTCCTCAGGTATCACagcacatttatatttatcaactaAAGAATCAATTAGATCTCTCACTTTAAAAAGTCTGTCACCTGTAGGACACTCAAAATTATTCGAACAATGAAATGTTCTTAATAGTAGCTCAAATCTATTCCTACACATGTATTGAGGAATACTGGAttgatatattgatttttttgacCAATAACTTGCAATAGAAGGAAATGTCGTTAAACCCATCTACATGCAAATACCAAGGAAAGTCAGCATCTCTTTTTTTGTAACATTTTCCCAACAAGTTAAACGAGATTTTGACTTATGAGGAGTACTAATTAATTGAGAAGCATACCTGTTTATTTCTAAAACCACCATATCAATTATTGTATCATCaacaaatatagaataaaaatcatAAGGTCTGCCATTAGTTAAACATTCAATAAGGTCAGGATTTATACCAACAACTTGACCTGTTggattataaactaaattattactttGCATAA
This window harbors:
- the LOC115034938 gene encoding piggyBac transposable element-derived protein 4-like — protein: MCIDESIIPFVGRLSFRQYIKNHRYGIKIFKLCIQDAYTIGFRVYTGRESEPEFELTNRKHNPQDVVKHKLKKGEIVAQKSNTGILILKWKDKRDVLMLSTKHEDNIRQIQTKIETEVGKPEVVLDYNRGKSLVDVSDLRSSYHTPLRRSMKWYRKVAFEVLLNTSVINALILYNKVNNCNMSVTEFRESIIFSMIDKPVDTEIDNIEMHSIVEKTTSNRCAISYQKLVLKEGGRAYAQSKTKK